A genomic segment from Paenibacillus sp. FSL K6-1096 encodes:
- a CDS encoding YncE family protein, whose amino-acid sequence MNMNQTAQQRRNTRSGLSYVYVSYVTSNAGYIAVIDPTNDKIIKRITTGRNPAAMCLNPSGDKLYVADAYEPAVFVYSTETFNLIGKIPIFGINPVAIFVDPSGKKGYVVNYGDASLTVFNAITIYLIGTVYLYNTPLAFAGNENSPFYFLACNVVPPDRDSILVIATDTNTDIDTNNSGANFGIGTDLEGINNRPPNPLTVHPNGHTVVRLGDSGYLYFINPNGNFISKETSLLDNTVSGVYLDNGMLFCTMREDRDFLKLFKNLYIDKNGNITYDDFKEIPSYKGQNKIRTSLTQKYIGVTTQPYDSPLGGLQIYDVDRGTSRFVELASIGDLAFFSDSKAYVGGFNHVTPFDLATARPLHPITIGTVRFRVKNVICGYSYQTP is encoded by the coding sequence ATGAATATGAATCAAACAGCACAACAACGCAGGAATACACGGAGCGGCCTTTCTTATGTCTATGTGTCTTATGTAACTAGCAATGCTGGGTATATCGCTGTTATTGATCCTACTAACGATAAAATCATCAAACGGATTACGACCGGCCGCAATCCTGCCGCGATGTGCTTGAATCCCTCTGGGGATAAGCTTTACGTGGCGGATGCCTATGAGCCTGCAGTCTTTGTCTATAGTACGGAGACCTTTAACCTAATAGGAAAAATTCCAATTTTCGGCATAAATCCTGTTGCTATCTTCGTAGATCCTAGCGGTAAAAAGGGCTATGTAGTCAACTATGGAGATGCCAGCTTGACGGTTTTTAATGCCATCACTATTTATTTAATTGGAACTGTATATTTGTACAACACACCTCTCGCCTTTGCGGGCAATGAGAACAGTCCTTTCTACTTTCTTGCCTGCAATGTAGTCCCTCCCGATCGAGATTCTATTCTTGTAATTGCCACTGACACTAACACTGACATTGACACTAATAACAGTGGGGCTAATTTTGGCATTGGAACAGACCTAGAAGGTATAAATAACAGGCCTCCCAACCCCTTGACCGTTCACCCGAATGGACACACTGTGGTGCGGCTTGGAGATAGTGGATACCTTTATTTTATTAATCCTAATGGTAATTTCATTTCAAAGGAGACCAGTTTGCTGGACAATACGGTATCCGGGGTTTATCTGGACAACGGCATGTTATTCTGCACGATGCGAGAAGACAGGGATTTTTTGAAATTATTCAAGAACCTGTATATCGATAAGAATGGGAACATCACCTATGATGATTTCAAAGAAATCCCCAGTTACAAAGGTCAGAATAAAATTCGCACTTCGCTTACGCAAAAGTATATTGGTGTCACCACTCAACCCTATGATTCCCCTCTTGGTGGTCTGCAAATCTACGATGTAGATCGTGGCACTTCCAGGTTTGTTGAACTTGCTTCCATTGGCGATCTTGCATTCTTCTCAGACTCTAAAGCCTATGTGGGAGGATTTAACCACGTTACTCCCTTTGATCTGGCCACTGCACGACCTCTACATCCGATCACCATAGGGACAGTGCGCTTCAGAGTGAAGAATGTTATTTGCGGTTACAGCTATCAAACCCCTTAA